Proteins from one uncultured Anaeromusa sp. genomic window:
- a CDS encoding DUF362 domain-containing protein, producing the protein MTSQELRFRRVKQQFPRPVVADAAQEMEAQLQKLHLAQKIKTGQQIGITVGSRGIQNIVPLLQTAVAHVRALGAKPYLLAAMGSHGGGTEAGQEELLDSLGITEASVGAPLKACAVSRPIGATAEGMTAYVLEAALEMDGILVVNRVKTHTSFKGRVESGLMKKLVVGLGGPSGAKQFHTFGSEELPRLLVEIGEVLLDNLPILGGVAIVENAYEETARLAALEPEQFITGEEELLRWSKSLMPALPVQQLDLLLIGEMGKNYSGTGVDTNIIGRIRIEGVPEPALPAIKRVAILDLSEASHGNAHGVGLADFVTKQLVDKIDRPKTYLNSLTSTFVIRSAIPMWFDTEEELVKGAFVSLGDPKPQALRAVIIPNTLYLTDLWVSEALGPEIEGREDVLWDGEWEPCSYDAAGRLTLRCELEHK; encoded by the coding sequence ATGACAAGCCAAGAGTTACGGTTTAGGCGGGTGAAGCAGCAGTTTCCCCGGCCAGTAGTGGCGGATGCGGCGCAGGAAATGGAGGCGCAGCTGCAAAAGTTGCACTTGGCGCAAAAAATTAAAACGGGACAGCAAATCGGGATTACCGTAGGCAGTCGCGGCATTCAAAATATTGTACCGTTGCTTCAAACTGCGGTGGCGCATGTGCGTGCACTGGGAGCAAAGCCATATTTGCTGGCGGCGATGGGCAGCCATGGAGGCGGCACCGAGGCGGGGCAAGAGGAACTCTTAGACAGCCTGGGTATTACCGAAGCCTCTGTCGGTGCGCCGCTAAAAGCGTGCGCCGTAAGTCGCCCTATTGGCGCTACAGCGGAGGGGATGACCGCGTATGTGCTGGAGGCGGCCTTAGAGATGGACGGCATTCTGGTCGTTAACCGGGTGAAAACCCATACGTCCTTTAAAGGGCGTGTGGAAAGCGGGTTGATGAAAAAACTGGTTGTCGGTCTCGGCGGACCCAGCGGCGCCAAACAGTTTCATACCTTTGGCAGCGAAGAACTGCCGAGGTTGTTAGTGGAAATTGGGGAAGTACTTTTGGACAACCTTCCCATTTTGGGCGGCGTGGCTATTGTGGAAAACGCCTACGAAGAGACGGCGCGGTTAGCGGCGCTGGAGCCGGAACAATTCATTACCGGCGAGGAGGAGCTGCTGCGCTGGTCTAAATCCTTGATGCCGGCGCTGCCTGTGCAGCAGCTGGATTTGCTCCTGATTGGGGAGATGGGAAAAAACTATTCCGGAACCGGCGTGGATACGAATATTATCGGCCGTATTCGCATTGAAGGCGTACCAGAGCCGGCACTGCCAGCCATTAAGCGTGTTGCGATTCTCGATTTATCCGAAGCGTCCCATGGCAATGCGCATGGGGTGGGGCTGGCTGATTTCGTTACCAAACAATTGGTGGATAAAATTGACCGTCCCAAGACCTATTTGAATTCCCTTACAAGCACCTTTGTCATTCGCTCGGCCATTCCCATGTGGTTTGATACGGAAGAGGAATTGGTGAAAGGCGCTTTTGTCAGCCTGGGGGATCCGAAACCGCAGGCGCTGCGGGCCGTTATTATTCCCAACACCTTGTATTTGACGGATTTGTGGGTATCCGAGGCCTTGGGCCCGGAGATAGAGGGACGTGAAGATGTACTCTGGGATGGCGAATGGGAGCCTTGCTCCTATGATGCAGCAGGCAGGCTGACGCTACGGTGTGAGCTTGAGCATAAATAA
- a CDS encoding 4Fe-4S binding protein: MALQINKRYCKGCGICVAFCPKQVLELDEVGKVYAKQPEACISCGQCELRCPDYAIFVVKEEAGK; the protein is encoded by the coding sequence ATGGCGTTACAGATCAACAAACGATACTGCAAAGGCTGTGGTATCTGCGTGGCGTTCTGTCCCAAGCAAGTGCTGGAACTGGACGAAGTGGGCAAAGTGTATGCAAAGCAGCCGGAGGCTTGTATCAGCTGCGGCCAGTGCGAACTGCGCTGCCCGGATTATGCGATATTTGTGGTGAAAGAGGAGGCGGGAAAATAA
- a CDS encoding 2-oxoacid:acceptor oxidoreductase subunit alpha codes for MAKARLIQGNQACAEGALAAGVTFFAGYPITPSTEVMEILAEELPKRGGKFLQMEDEIASMGAVCGASLTGVKAITATSGPGFSLKQELIGYAAMAELPVVIVNVQRSGPSTGLPTSPAQGDVMQSRWGTHGDHGILVLSPASVKESYEVMIKAVNFAEKFRTPVIFLLDEVIGHMRERVELPEEGSCEIIDRKVPTGAPADYLAYKPEADGVPPMAPFGSGYRYHVTGLMHGYNGLPNSTAAMTTEVIDRMHTKLEQAKEEITLYTEYEMADAEHVVIAYGGTARSAIAAVKAARAKGIKAGLLKLITIWPFPGDVVQKAAAKAKTVIVPEMNYGQLIGEVERYVGRDKVRGVNRFDGTILTPDEILAALVEATGGAN; via the coding sequence ATGGCCAAAGCAAGACTGATTCAAGGCAACCAGGCCTGCGCTGAAGGCGCTCTCGCCGCCGGCGTCACTTTTTTTGCGGGATATCCCATTACGCCCAGTACGGAAGTAATGGAAATTCTCGCCGAAGAACTGCCCAAACGAGGCGGTAAATTTCTGCAGATGGAAGACGAAATCGCCAGCATGGGCGCTGTTTGCGGCGCATCCTTGACCGGCGTCAAAGCCATCACCGCTACCAGCGGCCCCGGCTTTTCCTTAAAGCAAGAGCTTATCGGCTACGCCGCCATGGCGGAACTGCCGGTGGTGATCGTGAACGTGCAGCGTTCCGGTCCCAGTACCGGGCTTCCCACCTCGCCGGCTCAAGGCGATGTCATGCAGTCTCGCTGGGGCACCCATGGGGATCATGGCATTCTCGTACTCTCCCCGGCATCGGTTAAAGAATCCTATGAAGTGATGATCAAAGCCGTCAACTTTGCCGAGAAATTCCGCACCCCGGTTATCTTCCTGCTCGACGAAGTCATCGGCCATATGCGCGAACGTGTCGAATTGCCCGAAGAAGGCAGCTGTGAAATCATCGACCGCAAAGTGCCTACCGGCGCTCCTGCGGACTACCTGGCGTATAAACCGGAAGCCGACGGCGTACCGCCTATGGCTCCCTTTGGCAGCGGCTACCGCTACCATGTAACCGGCCTGATGCATGGCTACAACGGCCTGCCTAACAGCACCGCCGCTATGACTACCGAAGTCATCGATCGCATGCACACCAAGCTGGAACAGGCGAAAGAAGAAATCACCCTTTATACGGAATACGAAATGGCGGACGCCGAACACGTCGTCATCGCTTACGGCGGCACTGCCCGCTCGGCCATTGCCGCTGTGAAAGCTGCTCGCGCCAAAGGCATCAAGGCCGGCCTCTTAAAACTCATCACCATCTGGCCCTTCCCGGGCGACGTCGTGCAAAAAGCCGCCGCCAAGGCCAAGACCGTAATCGTACCGGAAATGAACTACGGTCAGCTCATCGGTGAAGTCGAACGCTACGTTGGTCGGGATAAAGTCCGCGGCGTCAACCGTTTCGACGGCACCATCCTGACACCGGACGAAATTTTAGCCGCTCTTGTAGAGGCAACTGGAGGTGCGAACTAA
- a CDS encoding 2-oxoacid:ferredoxin oxidoreductase subunit beta translates to MADIQKYLRQTALPHIWCPGCGHGILLAAILRAIDAQGLDQDKTVIVSGIGCSSRASGYMDFNTVHTAHGRALPFATGIKMANPELNVIVITGDGDATAIGGNHFIHAARRNIDLTTIIFDNNIYGMTGGQSSPLTPQNSRSTTAPFGHIERSFDIAKLSVAAGATYVARGTSFHAKMLTDLIAKGIANKGFSVIDAISGCPTSFGRKNKMAQPSKMLEWQRDHAVTVQAAAKLSAEQLADKFLIGELHQEAAPEFTDEYAKVVERLKGGRA, encoded by the coding sequence ATGGCAGACATTCAAAAATACCTGCGCCAAACCGCGCTGCCGCACATCTGGTGCCCCGGCTGCGGCCACGGCATTCTTCTGGCAGCCATCCTGCGGGCCATTGACGCTCAGGGGCTGGACCAGGATAAAACCGTCATCGTTTCCGGCATCGGCTGCTCCTCTCGGGCCTCCGGCTACATGGACTTTAACACCGTCCATACCGCTCATGGTCGGGCGCTGCCTTTTGCCACCGGTATCAAAATGGCTAACCCTGAGCTCAACGTCATCGTCATTACCGGCGACGGCGATGCTACCGCCATCGGCGGCAACCACTTCATTCACGCCGCGCGGCGCAATATTGACCTTACCACTATTATTTTCGACAACAACATCTACGGCATGACTGGCGGCCAGTCTTCGCCCCTTACGCCCCAGAACAGCCGTTCCACCACGGCGCCCTTCGGACATATTGAGCGCTCCTTTGATATCGCCAAACTGTCCGTTGCGGCTGGCGCCACCTATGTGGCCCGGGGTACCTCGTTCCATGCGAAGATGCTCACCGACCTTATTGCCAAAGGCATTGCCAATAAAGGCTTCTCCGTGATTGACGCCATTTCCGGCTGTCCCACCAGCTTTGGACGCAAAAACAAAATGGCGCAGCCCTCGAAAATGCTCGAATGGCAGCGCGATCACGCCGTTACCGTCCAAGCGGCGGCCAAGCTTTCGGCGGAACAACTGGCGGATAAATTCCTCATCGGCGAACTGCATCAGGAAGCAGCGCCGGAATTTACCGACGAATACGCCAAAGTTGTGGAACGCTTGAAAGGAGGCCGTGCATAA
- a CDS encoding 2-oxoacid:acceptor oxidoreductase family protein has protein sequence MWQISLSGTGGQGLILAGIILAEAAIIDGKEAVQTQSYGPEARGGSSKAEVIIADAPIDYPKVTKADLMLSMSQAACDKYISVLKDGGMLMLDSTFVQDVPKVDAKILSLPITKTAKEELGHAMFANIIALGALVGATNMVTEAALTEAVLDRIPKGTEEKNQKALSLGLALGKAQQG, from the coding sequence ATGTGGCAGATTAGCTTAAGCGGCACCGGCGGCCAAGGCCTCATCCTCGCTGGCATCATTCTGGCGGAAGCCGCCATCATCGACGGCAAAGAAGCCGTGCAGACCCAGTCCTACGGACCGGAAGCCCGCGGCGGCTCCAGCAAGGCGGAAGTCATCATTGCTGACGCCCCGATCGATTATCCTAAAGTCACCAAGGCGGACTTGATGCTCTCCATGAGCCAGGCCGCCTGCGACAAATACATCTCCGTCCTCAAAGACGGCGGCATGCTTATGTTGGACAGCACCTTTGTGCAAGACGTGCCAAAAGTAGACGCCAAGATTCTTTCGCTGCCCATTACCAAGACAGCCAAAGAAGAGCTGGGTCACGCCATGTTCGCCAACATCATCGCCTTAGGGGCGCTGGTGGGCGCGACCAACATGGTTACCGAAGCCGCTTTGACCGAAGCCGTCTTGGACCGCATTCCCAAAGGCACCGAAGAGAAGAACCAGAAGGCTCTTTCTTTAGGCCTAGCCTTAGGTAAAGCTCAGCAAGGATAA
- a CDS encoding methyl-accepting chemotaxis protein, which yields MQSIRNKLTIMMVVTVVISLCILGAANYWNAQKVILQDAEENLTSVAQINSERMGAWLGKRTSEVEVLARTPVMQTSDLNQIMPYLKEEAKLNPVYARFLVADLQGNTRYSNDTAANIADREYFQQAKAGKFVIADPVIAKVDGKMVVVVAGPIKKNGQVVGVLGGTITVDELTKVVNEVKVGQSGYAYVTQKNGLIIMHPDKERVMKENIHADAEKDAALKPLVAVTEGGKNLARYVAQGTEKYIVYNPIDGTSWGLSVTVPVQEITGKMNSMMWTSLLVVLVVLVAAGLVARVLARRFARPIQELNELACRLSQGNLQNVERRIHSRDEIGQLEAAFQTMAESLRALVQQVAQSVQRVSSASEALTAGSGQAAQASDHVATSILQMAQETDKQATAIVEATKIIEEITKETEATAQRGRNVLEIVKGTADATKHGRTAVEQAVGEMESLGKKSVAVEEAIGELSRGSREIGEIVELISNIAGQTNLLALNAAIEAARAGEQGRGFAVVADEVRKLAEQSNQAAQQIAALIGDNEAKMNQAVEATKSSVAGIHSGVELVVVTGHTFQQISDSVFKLEEHVQEMAVAVEKIAQDNGRVSGSISQIERMSQKNAGEAQSISAATEEQAASMEEIAAASHTLGGMADELKGAVSKFKL from the coding sequence ATGCAAAGCATTCGTAACAAGCTGACTATCATGATGGTAGTGACGGTAGTGATTTCCTTATGCATATTAGGTGCGGCGAACTATTGGAATGCCCAAAAAGTGATTTTGCAAGATGCGGAAGAAAATTTGACGTCGGTGGCGCAAATTAATTCGGAGCGTATGGGAGCTTGGTTAGGCAAGCGGACCTCGGAAGTTGAAGTGCTGGCGCGAACACCGGTTATGCAGACCAGCGATTTGAATCAAATCATGCCCTATTTAAAAGAAGAAGCTAAGCTCAATCCGGTATATGCACGCTTTTTGGTAGCGGATTTGCAGGGAAATACTCGCTATAGTAATGACACTGCGGCCAATATTGCGGACCGGGAGTATTTCCAACAGGCAAAAGCGGGTAAGTTTGTGATTGCAGATCCGGTTATTGCTAAAGTGGACGGTAAGATGGTAGTAGTTGTTGCCGGTCCTATTAAGAAAAATGGACAAGTGGTTGGCGTTCTTGGCGGCACGATTACGGTGGATGAACTGACAAAAGTTGTAAATGAAGTGAAAGTGGGACAATCTGGTTACGCCTATGTTACTCAAAAAAATGGCTTGATCATCATGCATCCTGACAAGGAACGTGTTATGAAAGAAAATATCCACGCGGATGCTGAAAAGGATGCGGCATTAAAACCGCTGGTGGCAGTAACCGAAGGCGGGAAAAATTTAGCGCGCTATGTGGCGCAAGGCACAGAAAAATATATTGTTTACAATCCAATTGACGGTACGTCCTGGGGCTTGAGTGTGACCGTTCCAGTTCAAGAAATTACTGGAAAAATGAACTCGATGATGTGGACCTCTCTACTGGTAGTGCTTGTCGTGCTAGTAGCGGCGGGGCTTGTGGCGCGCGTATTGGCTCGACGCTTTGCCCGGCCCATTCAAGAGCTTAATGAGTTGGCTTGCCGTCTTTCTCAGGGTAATTTACAAAACGTTGAGAGGCGTATTCACTCTCGGGATGAAATCGGTCAATTGGAAGCGGCTTTTCAGACGATGGCGGAGAGCTTGCGAGCGCTTGTTCAGCAGGTGGCCCAGTCTGTGCAGCGCGTATCCTCTGCCTCGGAAGCGCTGACAGCTGGCTCGGGCCAAGCGGCGCAAGCATCCGATCATGTAGCGACTTCCATTTTGCAAATGGCTCAAGAAACCGATAAGCAGGCCACTGCTATTGTTGAGGCGACTAAAATTATTGAAGAGATTACCAAGGAAACAGAAGCGACGGCTCAACGTGGTCGGAATGTCTTGGAAATAGTCAAGGGAACGGCGGACGCGACAAAACATGGGCGGACGGCGGTCGAACAAGCAGTAGGCGAGATGGAAAGTTTAGGGAAAAAATCAGTAGCCGTGGAGGAGGCCATTGGCGAGCTGTCTCGCGGTTCGCGAGAGATTGGAGAGATCGTGGAGCTGATTTCCAATATTGCTGGGCAGACTAATTTGTTGGCTCTAAATGCGGCTATTGAAGCGGCCCGGGCTGGAGAGCAGGGGCGCGGCTTTGCTGTGGTGGCTGATGAGGTGCGTAAACTGGCAGAACAGTCTAATCAAGCGGCGCAGCAGATTGCGGCGTTGATTGGAGACAACGAGGCCAAAATGAACCAGGCTGTCGAAGCGACTAAGTCCAGCGTGGCAGGAATTCATTCCGGCGTGGAACTTGTTGTTGTCACAGGGCATACGTTTCAGCAGATTTCCGACTCTGTGTTCAAATTGGAGGAACATGTACAAGAGATGGCAGTTGCTGTGGAAAAAATTGCCCAAGATAATGGGCGAGTATCTGGCTCTATTTCGCAAATTGAGAGAATGAGTCAGAAAAATGCCGGGGAAGCGCAAAGTATTTCTGCAGCGACGGAAGAACAGGCGGCTTCAATGGAAGAAATTGCGGCCGCTAGTCATACTTTGGGCGGTATGGCGGACGAATTGAAGGGGGCGGTTAGCAAATTTAAACTCTAA
- a CDS encoding LytTR family DNA-binding domain-containing protein codes for MNTYQALIADDEPLLCLELSELLSQCAPDVIVAGVCHDGNTALNFIKTHPLDIVFLDIQMPEQTGIAVARALASLPEAPAIVFVTAHSGFALDAFGVNALDYLLKPFDEADLQRVLTKIRRFMPAPQEMSVTMPSKQLPQKFTVEKNDRLLIVDAQQIQMVFAQNRQVYLQTLDGGTFQSKLSLQEFESLLDGNHFIRCHRNFIVNLSAIEQLSHWFNRGYLLTLRGALPAEAPVSRNFVKNLRQHIQF; via the coding sequence ATGAACACCTACCAAGCACTTATTGCTGACGATGAACCTCTGTTGTGTCTAGAGCTTTCAGAGCTTCTTAGTCAATGCGCCCCAGACGTCATTGTCGCCGGAGTTTGCCATGACGGCAACACCGCCCTAAATTTTATTAAAACACACCCGCTGGACATTGTTTTTCTAGACATCCAGATGCCCGAACAAACCGGCATTGCTGTCGCCCGTGCCCTAGCAAGCCTGCCTGAAGCCCCGGCCATCGTATTTGTCACCGCCCACAGCGGTTTTGCCCTCGACGCTTTCGGAGTGAATGCGTTGGATTATCTGCTAAAGCCCTTCGACGAAGCCGATTTACAGCGCGTCCTGACAAAAATCAGGCGCTTTATGCCTGCGCCGCAAGAAATGTCGGTCACTATGCCCTCCAAGCAATTGCCGCAAAAGTTTACGGTAGAAAAAAATGACCGTTTATTGATCGTCGACGCCCAACAAATTCAGATGGTTTTTGCCCAAAATCGTCAAGTCTATCTACAAACCTTAGACGGAGGCACTTTTCAAAGCAAGCTTTCCCTGCAAGAGTTTGAATCTCTATTAGATGGCAACCACTTCATACGCTGCCACCGCAATTTCATTGTCAACCTCAGCGCTATTGAGCAGCTTTCCCACTGGTTTAACCGCGGCTACCTGCTCACCTTGCGCGGTGCGCTCCCGGCGGAAGCCCCGGTTAGTCGCAATTTCGTCAAAAACCTGCGTCAACATATTCAGTTCTAA
- a CDS encoding LytS/YhcK type 5TM receptor domain-containing protein, whose protein sequence is MSDFMLQVLYNFAVIGLSAYLIAQLAPFRRTINHQASSWRDRGFLILVFGLLSVLGNGLGIPLHGSMANNRIVGPIVGGLLGGPIVGMGAGLIGAIPRYFMGGYTMEAAVISNIIIGLWSGYVHLHYRPRRITLSIALKTALISEFILKSLVLLLSEPFEAAWELEKFIAIPTIISNSLASCLFLYIVQDIFSEQEKIQARSAQQAMRVIHQSGHILHQGLTPAAASALVDILYQEFHPAAVAVTDATHILAFQGLGSDHHLRGQPILTLATKEARRTGQPVIASTRDEIGCPHENCPLTSVIDAPLLVNGEFFGSVKIFQSSQQKILPHESELIQGIADFLSSQLAYSQLTQQARLLEQAEYNLLRAQVNPHFLFNTLATIRVLVRTDGETARHRLKDLSDFLRSTLVQNQDYVSLHQEMETVSRYVRLEKARFGERLQLHVDIANDLLIFPIPTFTLQPLVENSIKHGLTPKKDGGAIHISAKKSSDYLQITVNDNGVGFQPSSPLPPEIQGAGIGLSNIRKRLQLLYGPRASLQIQSHPDAGTKAMLQIPLHWEKTTPADLQGGTPHEHLPSTYC, encoded by the coding sequence ATGTCCGATTTTATGTTGCAAGTGCTCTATAATTTTGCCGTCATCGGCCTCAGCGCCTATCTTATTGCCCAGTTGGCTCCCTTTCGCCGCACCATCAATCATCAGGCCTCTTCTTGGCGTGATCGCGGCTTTTTAATTCTCGTTTTCGGCCTGCTATCCGTACTGGGCAACGGTCTGGGTATTCCTCTTCATGGCTCCATGGCCAATAACCGCATAGTCGGCCCCATTGTCGGCGGTCTGCTAGGAGGCCCTATCGTCGGTATGGGCGCTGGACTCATCGGCGCCATCCCCCGTTATTTCATGGGAGGCTACACCATGGAAGCCGCCGTTATTTCCAACATCATTATCGGCCTCTGGAGTGGTTACGTCCATTTGCATTACCGACCACGACGTATAACGCTCTCCATTGCTTTGAAAACAGCCCTTATCAGCGAATTTATTCTCAAAAGCCTGGTCTTGCTTCTTTCCGAACCGTTTGAGGCCGCCTGGGAACTGGAAAAATTCATCGCTATCCCCACAATTATTTCCAATTCTCTAGCTTCTTGCCTTTTCCTCTACATCGTCCAAGACATTTTTTCCGAACAAGAAAAGATTCAAGCTCGTTCCGCACAGCAAGCGATGCGGGTTATCCACCAGTCCGGTCATATTCTGCACCAAGGCCTCACTCCAGCCGCCGCCTCCGCATTGGTCGATATTTTATACCAAGAATTTCACCCTGCCGCTGTTGCCGTCACCGACGCCACTCATATTCTTGCCTTTCAAGGCTTAGGTTCAGATCATCACCTGCGCGGCCAGCCGATTCTCACGCTAGCTACCAAAGAAGCGCGCCGCACCGGTCAACCGGTTATTGCCAGCACCCGGGATGAAATTGGTTGTCCTCATGAAAACTGCCCCCTTACCAGTGTCATCGACGCTCCCCTTTTAGTAAACGGTGAATTCTTCGGCAGCGTAAAAATTTTCCAATCCAGTCAACAGAAAATTCTTCCTCACGAAAGCGAATTAATCCAAGGCATTGCCGATTTTCTCAGCTCGCAGTTGGCTTACTCGCAACTTACCCAGCAAGCGCGCCTGCTAGAGCAAGCCGAATACAATTTGCTCCGCGCTCAAGTCAACCCCCATTTTCTCTTTAACACCCTCGCCACAATCCGCGTCCTTGTTCGCACTGATGGAGAAACTGCGCGGCACCGCCTCAAAGATCTTTCTGACTTTCTGCGCTCTACCTTGGTCCAAAATCAGGACTACGTCTCCTTGCATCAGGAAATGGAAACCGTTTCTCGCTATGTCCGCTTAGAGAAGGCCCGTTTTGGAGAACGCCTACAGCTCCATGTTGATATTGCCAATGACTTACTCATCTTCCCTATCCCCACGTTTACACTACAACCCCTTGTAGAAAACTCCATTAAACACGGCCTAACTCCCAAAAAAGATGGCGGCGCTATTCATATTTCCGCCAAAAAAAGCAGTGACTACCTGCAAATTACAGTCAATGACAACGGCGTGGGCTTCCAACCCTCATCACCACTTCCGCCAGAAATTCAAGGCGCTGGCATCGGCTTAAGTAACATCCGCAAACGACTGCAGCTACTGTATGGACCCCGCGCTTCCTTGCAAATTCAAAGTCATCCAGACGCAGGAACTAAGGCCATGCTTCAAATACCTCTACATTGGGAAAAAACCACACCCGCTGACCTGCAAGGAGGAACGCCGCATGAACACCTACCAAGCACTTATTGCTGA
- the kapD gene encoding 3'-5' exonuclease KapD, producing MVADMAGRDFLIIDFEFTTHKKLVGKPRAFFPEIIEVGAVRMGTPELALGEEYQSFVKPRFFPRLTKECMEIAIINQEDVDGGVDLGEMLGGLNSLYQEGRTYFVAWGDSDREVLATDCKRYGLDYPFIYEDYIDLAAAYKQHYGKDRTPSLKHAVEESGIERLGWCHMALDDAKNTGLLLAHLLRDGWRPGMGV from the coding sequence ATGGTTGCGGACATGGCGGGACGAGATTTTTTGATTATTGATTTTGAATTTACAACGCATAAGAAGTTAGTAGGAAAACCAAGAGCATTTTTCCCGGAGATCATCGAAGTGGGCGCTGTGCGCATGGGAACGCCGGAATTAGCGCTGGGCGAGGAATACCAATCGTTTGTTAAACCGCGTTTTTTTCCGCGCTTGACGAAGGAATGCATGGAGATTGCCATTATCAATCAAGAGGATGTGGATGGCGGTGTTGATTTAGGAGAAATGCTTGGCGGGTTGAACTCTTTGTATCAGGAAGGGCGGACGTATTTTGTCGCCTGGGGTGATTCAGACCGAGAAGTGTTGGCGACGGATTGCAAGCGCTATGGCTTGGACTATCCTTTTATATATGAAGATTATATTGATTTAGCGGCGGCCTATAAGCAGCATTATGGCAAAGACCGCACTCCTTCCCTTAAGCACGCGGTGGAGGAAAGCGGCATTGAGCGTCTGGGGTGGTGTCATATGGCGCTGGACGACGCCAAAAATACAGGCTTGCTGCTGGCGCATCTTTTGCGTGACGGCTGGCGACCGGGAATGGGCGTCTAG
- a CDS encoding lipase family protein has product MAMREKWLRQMASLVVGTGFLLAVSVAQAGAALDAVHEKGKVYLAAAASLAAYNDRLGMLVNEALQEEGWEITKYKHSTASADARFIVLKNLNADSWEPTYTLAVAGTENTKDIKTDMKLGKVWFTGATQAEFNAAGAATNVPDDKPKVHKGFYQYVQTAIDAGEDGHPIYKALMSDPSQRLLITGHSLGGAVATLGGARLLLAGVNPAQVEVLTFGAPAVGNAAFKQETEGKLALERVVLDGDPVPGLVQKFGGGYAQFGKEVRWQEENYMHQKPHSMAVYMDVAMKDYYRALQEAEKAGEIVTPRQSEGEGPKAYVVPASFKLPQEMEGEQPFMQQVMERQYRRALKGYVLADAAAATPKEDLEAAKQAGCQWLVRTEVQVTRLRQEVNGHVISLNQTVYRVADGRLAATSDYQSSTRELTPLVVIMHLTRNFAKDGVRWLDMPQKG; this is encoded by the coding sequence ATGGCGATGCGGGAAAAATGGCTTCGGCAAATGGCTTCCTTAGTGGTGGGAACGGGATTTTTGTTGGCGGTATCGGTGGCCCAGGCGGGAGCCGCCCTTGATGCGGTACATGAAAAAGGCAAAGTGTATTTGGCGGCGGCGGCCTCCTTGGCGGCTTATAACGATCGCTTGGGCATGCTGGTAAACGAGGCGCTCCAGGAAGAAGGCTGGGAGATTACCAAATATAAGCACAGTACGGCGTCGGCTGACGCCCGCTTTATTGTTCTCAAAAATTTAAATGCGGACTCCTGGGAGCCTACATACACCTTGGCTGTGGCGGGTACGGAAAACACCAAGGACATCAAGACCGATATGAAGCTTGGCAAGGTGTGGTTCACCGGGGCGACCCAGGCGGAGTTTAACGCCGCCGGCGCTGCGACTAATGTGCCAGATGACAAGCCCAAGGTGCACAAGGGTTTTTATCAGTATGTGCAAACAGCCATTGACGCAGGCGAAGACGGCCATCCTATATATAAGGCGCTGATGAGCGATCCTTCGCAGCGGCTGCTTATCACCGGGCATAGCCTGGGCGGGGCGGTGGCTACTCTGGGCGGCGCGCGGCTGCTTCTGGCGGGCGTTAATCCGGCTCAGGTAGAGGTGTTGACCTTCGGCGCGCCTGCAGTGGGTAACGCCGCTTTTAAGCAGGAAACCGAAGGCAAGCTGGCCTTAGAGCGCGTAGTGCTGGACGGTGATCCCGTTCCCGGGCTGGTGCAAAAATTTGGCGGCGGTTATGCGCAGTTCGGCAAAGAGGTGCGCTGGCAGGAAGAAAACTATATGCACCAAAAACCGCATTCCATGGCGGTCTACATGGATGTGGCCATGAAGGACTATTACCGGGCACTGCAGGAAGCGGAAAAAGCCGGTGAAATTGTGACTCCCAGGCAGAGCGAAGGCGAAGGGCCTAAGGCCTATGTCGTGCCGGCCAGCTTTAAGCTACCCCAAGAAATGGAGGGCGAACAGCCCTTTATGCAGCAGGTGATGGAGCGGCAGTATCGGCGGGCCTTGAAGGGCTATGTGCTGGCAGATGCGGCGGCAGCCACGCCGAAGGAGGATTTGGAAGCGGCGAAACAGGCAGGCTGCCAGTGGCTGGTGCGGACAGAGGTGCAGGTGACTCGCCTGCGCCAGGAAGTGAACGGACATGTAATTTCACTGAACCAAACGGTGTACCGTGTGGCGGACGGCCGCCTGGCGGCGACCAGCGATTACCAATCTTCAACGCGGGAGCTGACGCCGCTGGTAGTGATTATGCATCTGACGCGCAATTTTGCGAAAGACGGTGTGCGCTGGCTGGATATGCCGCAAAAGGGGTAA